One part of the Paroedura picta isolate Pp20150507F chromosome 5, Ppicta_v3.0, whole genome shotgun sequence genome encodes these proteins:
- the ANKRD16 gene encoding ankyrin repeat domain-containing protein 16, whose translation MAGSEPSKLLPKLIQDGKLSLFQEEIGKAPGLSEDVRRKHFGRLGDTLLHYAARHGRLSILRYLVETLEMDIELFNHDYKRPLHEAASMGHRDCVLYLLGRGAAVDCLKNADWTPLMMACTRRNLDVIRDLVQSKADPRLKNKDGWNCFHIACREGDPRIIQYLLDISPEIWNTESKIKRTPLHTAAMHGCLEVVEILLERCPYKPDSVDQCGVTPFMDAIQNGHLDIARLLLEKHQACYTATDTVGAQPLHRAAVTAQDDALRFLVSDLGVDVNARATSWQISALHYAAKEGHAGTIQTLLSLGADLNALDGKNRTALHMACAGQHAACARILLQSGLQDSPDSSGTCAKQLAKKPELFRLFSA comes from the exons ATGGCGGGCAGCGAACCCTCCAAGCTGCTTCCCAAGCTAATCCAAGACGGAAAGCTCTCCCTTTTCCAAGAAGAGATAGGAAAGGCCCCGGGCCTGAGCGAGGACGTGAGGCGGAAACACTTTGGGAGGCTGGGAGACACACTTCTCCACTACGCAGCCCGGCACGGACGCTTGAGCATCCTCCGGTACTTGGTGGAAACGCTGGAGATGGACATAGAGCTGTTTAATCATGATTACAAGCGGCCTCTCCACGAAGCAGCTTCCATGGGCCACCGAGATTGCGTCTTGTACCTCTTGGGGAGAGGAGCAGCTGTCGATTGCTTGAAGAACGCCGACTG GACTCCCCTCATGATGGCTTGTACCCGGAGGAACCTGGACGTGATTCGCGATCTCGTGCAAAGTAAGGCAGACCCCCGGCTGAAAAACAAAGATGGCTGGAATTGCTTCCATATCGCGTGCCGCGAGGGAGACCCTCGGATCATCCAGTACTTGCTTGACATCTCTCCCGAGATCTGGAACACAGAGAGCAAAATCAAAAGGACACCCCTGCACACGGCAG CGATGCATGGCTGCCTGGAGGTCGTGGAGATTCTCCTCGAGCG CTGCCCGTACAAACCTGACAGCGTGGACCAATGTGGAGTCACCCCCTTTATGGATGCCATTCAGAACGGCCATCTGGATATTGCACGCCTGCTTCTGGAGAAGCACCAG GCTTGTTACACAGCGACGGACACGGTGGGCGCTCAGCCGTTGCACCGGGCCGCGGTGACAGCCCAGGATGATGCCCTCCGGTTCCTCGTATCCGACCTGGGTGTCGATGTCAATGCAAGAGCCACCTCGTGGCAGATCTCTGCCCTCCATTATGCTGCCAAG GAAGGGCATGCGGGTACAATCCAGACACTTCTGTCCCTTGGTGCCGATCTCAACGCCCTGGATGGGAAGAATCGGACAG CTCTTCACATGGCATGTGCCGGCCAGCATGCAGCATGTGCCCGAATTCTCCTGCAGTCAGGATTACAGGACTCTCCAGACAGTAGCGGAACGTGTGCGAAGCAGCTGGCCAAGAAACCAGAGCTCTTCCGGCTTTTCAGCGCATGA